One Setaria italica strain Yugu1 chromosome I, Setaria_italica_v2.0, whole genome shotgun sequence DNA window includes the following coding sequences:
- the LOC101772608 gene encoding protein WALLS ARE THIN 1 yields the protein MGREDTPEKVKLLLGVLLLQCCLAGFHVVTRAALNMGISKIVFTVYRNSIALALLAPFAYLLEKKNRPPFTFSLLVQFFLLAFCGITCNQGFYLLGLHYLSPTYASAIQNTVPAITFVLAACLRLEQVSINKRYGTAKVIGTVVSIGGATIITLYKGMPLMNFKSFHMLGSSIASSNHVWDWTVGCLFLLGNCFAWSGWMVLQAPVLKKYPARLSVLALTLVFGLVQLLAIAAFCENDSDKWKLHSGGELFTVLYAGLVASGVALSLQIWCIDRGGALFTAIFQPVQTVMVAIMAAVMLGDELYTGGVIGAVLIVIGLYFVLWGKNEEKRSSNQGNEPELSRHLLREESSPEPKSMTNDIP from the exons CCCAGAGAAGGTGAAGCTGCTACTAGGGGTGCTGTTGCTGCAATGCTGCTTGGCAGGGTTCCATGTGGTGACAAGGGCAGCCCTCAACATGGGCATCAGCAAGATAGTCTTCACTGTCTACCGCAACTCCATCGCCTTGGCTCTTCTCGCCCCTTTTGCCTACTTGCTCGAGAA GAAGAATAGACCACCCTTCACCTTCTCTTTGCTggtccagttcttccttcttgCCTTCTGTGG AATTACCTGCAACCAGGGATTCTACCTTCTTGGTTTGCATTACCTGTCTCCAACCTATGCTTCCGCTATCCAAAATACTGTCCCTGCAATCACCTTTGTCCTTGCTGCTTGCCTAAG GCTAGAACAAGTAAGTATCAACAAAAGATACGGGACGGCAAAAGTGATTGGCACAGTAGTAAGCATAGGAGGAGCCACCATCATCACCCTCTACAAAGGAATGCCATTGATGAACTTCAAGTCATTTCATATGTTGGGAAGCAGCATTGCTTCTTCAAATCATGTATGGGATTGGACAGTGGGCTGTCTCTTCCTCCTCGGCAATTGCTTTGCCTGGTCTGGATGGATGGTACTTCAG GCACCGGTTTTGAAGAAATACCCAGCCAGGTTGTCAGTGCTTGCTCTCACGCTGGTATTTGGGCTGGTCCAACTCTTGGCTATAGCAGCATTCTGTGAGAATGACAGTGATAAGTGGAAGCTGCACTCCGGAGGAGAGCTCTTCACAGTCCTCTACGCT GGTCTAGTGGCTTCAGGCGTTGCCTTGTCTCTTCAGATCTGGTGCATTGACAGGGGTGGTGCTCTTTTCACAGCTATCTTCCAGCCAGTACAAACCGTCATGGTGGCCATCATGGCTGCTGTCATGCTTGGAGATGAACTGTATACAGGAGG GGTCATAGGAGCTGTCCTGATAGTTATTGGGCTCTACTTTGTCTTGTGGGGTAAAAACGAGGAGAAGAGAAGCAGTAACCAAGGAAATGAACCAGAATTGTCAAGGCATCTCCTTCGTGAAGAGTCCTCTCCAGAACCGAAATCAATGACAAATGACATTCCATAA